A portion of the Drosophila innubila isolate TH190305 chromosome 3L unlocalized genomic scaffold, UK_Dinn_1.0 0_D_3L, whole genome shotgun sequence genome contains these proteins:
- the LOC117788542 gene encoding adenylyl cyclase X E-like, translating to MVCELDYSKERRWEGDYLKEKCIEVGVEEEYNLYQIRLRLYYLGVFLLLHWIVALLHSFFLLATCEHKDLIYVDVLFYVIAAVLITALMSINFKKELVIRHIWIMYVTSVIAVFILVAVDLLTNVYHFHTNDWITGSFYDTYVILTIFMFLPIPNILAPLALGIAVSSIYILYYLYYVASKYRFEISNATHVNQMVADISHFFCLNLLGVFFRVMREILVRSSFLDRHQFVMEDIWLRNARAQEKVFLHSILPQQISQPIQDDIRNRIALGEKHRNIQMVSIGERIMSIQNHPDVTILYADIVNYTHLTTTLSVKTLVTLLHNLYARFDKAASHFTVQRIKFLGDCYYCVAGLITPDPDHAKCCVEMGLCMIQQIREVRDSQKVDINIRVGVHSGGLFAGVLGATKLQYDIWGSDVVIANRLEATGVPGHIHISERTLQLMLDHTYTILPGTEAAINDPYLKKHGIFTYLIPPTEASDQISFSYSSDDLESISRSISIRSISLRSELNESRITLELRNEFQKMPVGPLSLKDRVRYFCNWEERKDAKKNDNENQASLRFFFLDFTDPRLEYNYIRQPDYMLKYSILLAWCMSLSLITIELVFRHETPSYQQRYYIGSAVILSLSILLFITWYKKICYWRNPDEGHKYSAVSCLLFRIAENLQRSLIKRVCIYMFTIIVYFLIIFIMLMECDLQEFEAMHIDSKLYLYEMDSKICFQPWVLTNMLCLIMGMSLIFTRIPFTMKLVVTIFEVIVYMVLVFFQFEYIVHHSLTTNPFFLAEYAHAILILITFLSLFLMERQTEFNNKINFKWRVELKRKQREARLADQSISILLHSILPTHVVDIYLTSLARHELYYESYDMVAVMFATLKNFDLDLQSLRVLNEIISEFDRLLSFYKDDYSVEKIKIVGCTYMAACGLDLRLSSTTILRARRSINSFHRHTKQVKKRNEDIVFVITAFALDLMRTLWMCNAHYKSIPSEREMFSADIRIGISSGEVMAGVVGASQVHYDIWGNAVNMASRMDSTGVTGLIQVTDETADILRKCGIKCNYRGMTFVKGRGILPTFFVGIDDNFNFQYINESWTTGHSSKSSSYSSNELSFAS from the exons ATGGTCTGTGAACTAGACTATTCAAAAGAGCGCCGCTGGGAAGGGGACTATTTAAAG GAAAAGTGCATAGAGGTTGGTGTAGAAGAGGAATATAACCTGTACCAGATTCGCCTTCGCCTCTATTATCTAGGCGTTTTTCTGTTACTGCATTGGATTGTGGCCCTGTTGCACAGTTTTTTCTTGCTAGCGACATGCGAG CACAAAGATTTGATTTACGTGGAtgtgttattttatgtaatagCAGCTGTGCTCATTACTGCACTGATGTCCATAAACTTTAAGAAGGAGCTGGTAATAAGGCACATTTGGATAATGTATGTGACCTCAGTGATTGCAGTGTTTATTCTGGTCGCTGTGG ATCTTTTAACTAATGTCTACCACTTTCATACGAACGATTGGATTACTGGCTCATTCTACGACACCTATGTTATTTTAACGATCTTCATGTTTCTCCCGATACCAAATATTTTGGCGCCACTTGCGCTTGGTATTGCGGTATCAAGTATTTACATTCTGTACTACTTGTACTACGTAGCATCTAAATACCGATTTGAGATATCCAATGCGACTCATGTCAATCAAATGGTAGCGGATATCTCCCATTTTTTTTGCCTAAATCTGCTGGGTGTTTTTTTTCGGGTGATGCGCGAGATCCTTGTGCGTTCTTCGTTTCTTGATCGACATCAGTTCGTGATGGAGGACATCTGGCTGAGGAATGCTCGAGCTCAAGAAAAAGTATTTCTTCACAGCATTCTGCCACAACAAATTTCACAGCCTATCCAAGACGACATTCGCAATCGCATTGCACTCGGCGAGAAGCATCGCAACATACAAATGGTTAGCATTGGGGAACGAATTATGTCCATTCAAAATCACCCCGATGTGACCATTCTATATGCCGATATTGTCAACTACACTCATTTAACCACAACGTTGTCCGTCAAGACCCTTGTTACTCTTTTACATAATCTATATGCTCGATTCGATAAGGCCGCCTCTCACTTCACCGTGCAGCGTATTAAGTTCCTGGGCGATTGCTACTATTGTGTGGCGGGTCTTATAACTCCCGATCCTGACCACGCCAAATGTTGTGTCGAGATGGGTCTCTGTATGATCCAACAAATTCGTGAAGTCAG AGACTCTCAAAAAGTTGATATTAATATTCGCGTTGGTGTTCATTCGGGAGGATTGTTTGCCGGAGTTCTTGGAGCGACTAAATTGCAATACGACATTTGGG gtTCAGATGTGGTGATTGCCAATCGTCTGGAGGCTACCGGTGTGCCTGGCCATATTCATATCAGCGAAAGGACCCTCCAATTGATGTTGGATCACACATATACAATACTTCCCGGCACTGAGGCAGCGATTAATGATCcctatctcaaaaaacacgGTATTTTCACATATCTCATTCCCCCAACGGAAGCCTCTGACCAAATAAGCTTTAGTTATAGTAGTGATGATTTAGAGTCTATATCTAGATCTATAAGCATAAGGTCTATTAGCCTAAGATCCGAGTTAAATGAAAGTCGAATAACGCTTGAACTGCGCAATGAGTTCCAAAAGATGCCGGTGGGTCCCTTGAG TTTAAAGGACAGAGTGAGATATTTTTGTAACTGGGAAGAACGCAAAGATGCCAAAAAGAACGACAACGAGAATCAGGCATCATtaagatttttctttttggactTTACCGATCCTCGTCTAGAATATAATTATATCCGACAACCCGATTACATGCTTAAGTACAGCATTCTTCTGGCATGGTGCATGTCCCTTAGCCTTATAACTATCGAATTGGTCTTCCGTCATGAAACGCCTTCATACCAACAGCGCTATTACATAGGATCTGCTGTGATACTAAGTTTAAGCATTCTTCTCTTTATCACGTGGTATAAGAAGATTTGCTATTGGCGGAATCCCGACGAAGGGCATAAGTACAGCGCCGTTAGCTGTCTTCTATTTCGAATTGCAGAGAACCTTCAACGAAGTCTCATAAAACGTGTGTGCATCTACATGTTCACCATAATAGTGTACTTCTTAATCATATTTATCATGCTG atgGAATGTGACCTACAAGAGTTCGAAGCCATGCATATTGATAGCAAACTGTATCTGTATGAAATGGATTCCAAAATATGTTTTCAGCCTTGGGTTCTCACCAATATGTTGTGTCTGATAATGGGCATGAGTTTGATATTCACACGAATTCCATTTACTATGAAACTTGTGGTTACCATATTTGAGGTTATCGTTTACATGGTTCTGGTGTTTTTTCAGTTTGAATATATTGTTCATCATAGTCTAACAACCAACCCCTTCTTTTTAGCTGAATATGCACACGCTATTctgattttaattacttttttaagtCTTTTTCTCATGGAGCGACAGACTGAGTTCAATAACAAGATCAACTTTAA GTGGAGGGTTGAGTTGAAAAGGAAACAGAGGGAAGCCAGGTTAGCTGATCAATCTATATCTATTCTGTTACACAGTATACTGCCTACTCATGTTG TCGATATCTATCTGACCTCACTAGCCAGGCACGAGCTTTACTATGAGAGCTATGATATGGTGGCCGTCATGTTTGCTACACTCAAAAATTTCGATCTGGATTTGCAAAGTCTGCGGGTTCTGAATGAGATCATATCCGAATTTGACAGACTT ttgtCATTTTACAAGGACGATTACTcagtggaaaaaataaaaattgtaggATGTACGTATATGGCAGCCTGTGGACTAGACTTACGTCTTTCTTCGACCACAA TTCTACGTGCACGACGTTCCATTAATTCCTTCCACAGGCATACTAAGCAGGTGAAAAAGAGAAACGAGGATATCGTCTTTGTAATAACAGCCTTTGCTCTGGATTTAATGCGCACTCTTTGGATGTGTAATGCTCACTATAAGAGTATCCCAAGTGAACGTGAAATGTTCAGTGCCGATATAAGGATTGGAATATCCAGTGGCGAGGTTATGGCCGGCGTGGTTGGTGCCTCACAGGTTCACTACGATATTTGGGGAAATGCCGTGAACATGGCCTCGCGAATGGACTCAACCGGAGTCACTGGACTCATACAAGTGACTGACGAGACAGCAGACATACTCCGCAAATGTGGAATTAAATGTAACTACCGTGGTATGACCTTCGTCAAAGGGCGAGGCATTTTACCAACCTTTTTCGTCGGAATCGATGACAATTTCAACTTCCAATATATTAATGAGAGCTGGACCACTGGACATTCTAGCAAGTCATCATCTTACTCATCAAATGAGTTATCTTTTgcttcataa